In Luteitalea sp. TBR-22, one genomic interval encodes:
- a CDS encoding nucleotidyltransferase family protein: MHFDWRARAALERRMARPAFRALSRALGRAVLHATIAPVATALAESRATEDDLLFAVRCQGVAGHLQPLLGQATGVWTAATLDALELEATRIAQRSTRLRSDLGAIAHAAAAEDLSWSPLKGTWLRLAADAHPERRPSADIDLLVDPDDAARWDALLRSLGYACIDVDRHAMYMPAGAGPADAAGDHPDHPRPVEVHTRISEVVFGVARDVTTAYRQGLQPSRVDGLSLRAPSAGALALHLVLHGAAAMVSRGLRVSQLLDLRHLGADDSTRASLRAHLPVEAWAVATLAERDVPGLVSPSLLVALADVAPPARLQRAIRSRPGVMEGDALRWRTAVGEWRLAGTRHVVRRLREAVAGRVALGSGAEATAVGAVGTHVRSALDRLTGPRPPAASGE; this comes from the coding sequence ATGCACTTCGACTGGCGGGCGCGCGCGGCCCTCGAGCGCCGCATGGCCCGACCCGCCTTCCGCGCGTTGTCTCGTGCGCTCGGACGCGCGGTGCTGCACGCGACCATCGCGCCGGTCGCGACGGCCCTGGCCGAGTCGCGCGCCACCGAGGACGACCTGCTGTTCGCCGTGCGCTGCCAGGGCGTCGCCGGCCACCTGCAGCCCCTGCTCGGCCAGGCCACCGGCGTGTGGACCGCCGCGACGCTCGACGCGCTCGAGCTCGAGGCCACGCGCATCGCGCAGCGCAGCACGCGCCTGCGGTCCGACCTCGGCGCCATCGCGCACGCGGCCGCCGCGGAGGACCTGTCGTGGTCGCCGCTCAAGGGCACGTGGCTGCGGCTCGCGGCGGACGCCCATCCCGAGCGGCGCCCCTCGGCCGACATCGACCTGCTCGTCGATCCCGACGACGCCGCGCGATGGGACGCGCTGCTCCGCAGCCTCGGGTACGCGTGCATCGACGTCGATCGGCACGCCATGTACATGCCCGCCGGGGCCGGACCCGCCGACGCCGCCGGCGATCATCCGGATCACCCTCGCCCCGTCGAGGTCCACACGCGCATCAGCGAGGTCGTCTTCGGTGTGGCGCGGGACGTGACGACCGCGTACCGCCAGGGCCTGCAGCCGTCGCGGGTGGACGGCCTCTCGCTGCGCGCCCCGTCGGCCGGTGCGCTGGCGCTGCATCTCGTGCTCCACGGCGCGGCCGCGATGGTCAGCCGGGGCCTGCGCGTGTCGCAGCTGCTCGACCTGCGCCACCTCGGCGCCGACGACTCGACGCGCGCGTCGCTGCGCGCGCACCTGCCGGTCGAGGCATGGGCGGTCGCCACCCTGGCCGAGCGCGACGTGCCCGGACTCGTCTCGCCGTCGTTACTCGTGGCGTTGGCAGACGTGGCGCCGCCGGCTCGCCTGCAGCGCGCCATCCGCTCCCGTCCCGGGGTCATGGAAGGCGACGCCTTGCGTTGGCGAACCGCCGTCGGCGAGTGGCGCCTGGCCGGGACGCGTCACGTGGTGCGGCGCCTGCGCGAGGCGGTGGCGGGCCGCGTGGCCCTCGGGTCCGGCGCCGAGGCGACGGCTGTCGGCGCGGTGGGCACGCACGTGCGCAGCGCGCTCGACCGGCTCACAGGCCCTCGACCTCCGGCCGCTTCAGGGGAATGA
- a CDS encoding B12-binding domain-containing radical SAM protein, producing MSRPRVLLVNPRMCSRRSMRLPLSLLSLAAVLDGRYEYEILDGNRIGDLDAAIAAALQRSPRAVAAVSVMPGPQVAPAIAASVAIRARRPDVPIVWGGYFPSLYADAAINAPYVDHVVRGAGEDTLLDLLAVLPEAGGGTPSPAVASGLAGIAGLTWKGDGRVVHNAARAFVDPDARPPLPYHRLEGVREYLRPTYMGARTAVHQAAIGCRYRCSFCGVVSVYNGLTRLGGAARLESALDTLRDGLGADAVQFYDNNFFDSEDASIALLEVLARARLPWWCYARADTMAKFSAATWGLVQRSGLRMAYIGAEAGSDAVLRSMKKGTRVEHTLEVAARCREAGVVPEFSFVLGGPDDPEAEIERTFTFIRQVKALHPRCEVILYFYSPTPQRDRAWADRDVALLPSLASYGPDGPPLPTTPEEWTQPEWIRYVCHQDAPWLTPRMRRRVRDFAQVLGCRFPTVQDHRTPAWGRAVLAALASWRYAGRIYGRPVELELARRLIPLKRPEVEGL from the coding sequence ATGAGCAGGCCACGCGTGCTCCTGGTCAACCCCCGGATGTGCTCCCGCCGGAGCATGCGCCTGCCGTTGTCGTTGCTGTCGCTCGCCGCCGTGCTCGACGGGCGGTACGAGTACGAGATCCTCGACGGCAACCGCATCGGCGATCTCGACGCGGCCATCGCGGCCGCGCTGCAGCGGTCGCCGCGTGCCGTGGCCGCCGTCAGCGTGATGCCCGGGCCGCAGGTGGCGCCGGCGATCGCCGCGAGCGTGGCCATCCGCGCCCGGCGGCCCGACGTGCCGATCGTCTGGGGCGGGTACTTCCCGAGCCTCTACGCCGACGCTGCCATCAACGCGCCGTACGTGGATCACGTGGTGCGTGGCGCCGGCGAGGACACGCTCCTCGACCTGCTGGCGGTGTTGCCCGAGGCCGGCGGCGGCACGCCGTCGCCAGCCGTGGCGTCCGGCCTGGCCGGCATCGCGGGGCTCACGTGGAAGGGCGACGGCCGCGTGGTGCACAACGCGGCGCGCGCCTTCGTCGACCCCGATGCGCGCCCTCCGCTCCCGTACCACCGGCTCGAGGGCGTCCGCGAGTACCTGCGGCCCACGTACATGGGGGCGAGGACGGCGGTGCACCAGGCCGCCATCGGCTGTCGTTACCGCTGCAGTTTCTGCGGCGTCGTGTCGGTCTACAACGGGTTGACGCGGCTCGGCGGCGCGGCGCGGCTCGAGTCGGCCCTCGACACCCTTCGCGACGGCCTCGGCGCCGACGCGGTGCAGTTCTACGACAACAACTTCTTCGACAGCGAGGACGCCTCGATTGCGCTGCTCGAGGTGCTGGCGCGCGCCCGCCTGCCCTGGTGGTGCTACGCGCGGGCCGACACCATGGCGAAGTTCTCGGCGGCCACCTGGGGGCTGGTGCAGCGCAGCGGCCTCCGCATGGCCTACATCGGCGCCGAGGCGGGGAGCGACGCCGTCCTCCGGTCGATGAAGAAGGGCACGCGGGTCGAGCACACGCTGGAGGTTGCGGCGCGCTGCCGCGAGGCCGGCGTGGTGCCCGAGTTCTCGTTCGTGCTCGGCGGCCCCGACGACCCGGAAGCCGAGATCGAGCGCACCTTCACCTTCATCAGGCAGGTCAAGGCGCTCCATCCGCGCTGCGAGGTGATCCTCTACTTCTACAGTCCGACGCCGCAGCGCGACCGCGCCTGGGCCGATCGTGACGTCGCGCTGCTCCCCAGCCTGGCCAGCTACGGACCCGACGGCCCGCCGCTGCCGACGACGCCCGAGGAGTGGACGCAACCCGAGTGGATCCGCTACGTGTGCCACCAGGACGCGCCGTGGCTCACGCCCCGGATGCGGCGACGCGTCAGGGACTTCGCGCAGGTCCTGGGGTGCCGGTTCCCGACCGTGCAGGACCACCGCACGCCGGCCTGGGGCCGCGCGGTGCTCGCGGCGTTGGCGTCGTGGCGCTACGCGGGTCGGATCTACGGCCGCCCGGTCGAGCTCGAGCTGGCGCGCCGGCTCATTCCCCTGAAGCGGCCGGAGGTCGAGGGCCTGTGA